The proteins below come from a single Oncorhynchus keta strain PuntledgeMale-10-30-2019 chromosome 1, Oket_V2, whole genome shotgun sequence genomic window:
- the LOC118378924 gene encoding caspase a-like: protein MADKLLSKARKTFIDSVTKPVIKQLLDYLLEDKVLNDEETESVTEENSTRAEQARCLIDMVRKKGSKASEKMIARVQERDPGLYDKMGLAPTPSSPQLSQQEEQPVSSVLIPSTNYFKKDILQRKGSEIYPPMDKSGRKRLALLINNVEFDDKNMLRRGAEKDEENVERLLRDLGYDVVKHRNLSGQEMDEAVKAFSKREEHLLSDSVFVVMMSHGELGAIMGVHYKKGDPNLDIFPINNIFTHLNTENCKALINKPKVILIQACRGGKDGSVWVSDAVPGSSLDLGLESDSFRREHKEKDFISLLSCTPDTVSYRDPKMGTFFVQRIMETFNTYACDDHIEELFRKVMGRFEDFPRQMPTKDRATLTKHFYLFPGL from the exons ATGGCAG ACAAGTTGCTCTCCAAGGCTCGGAAGACATTCATAGACAGTGTGACGAAGCCAGTGATCAAGCAGCTCCTGGATTACCTTTTGGAGGACAAGGTGCTGAACGATGAAGAGACAGAATCGGTGACGGAGGAGAACAGCACTAGGGCAGAGCAGGCACGATGCCTTATCGATATGGTGCGGAAGAAAGGGAGCAAAGCCAGTGAGAAGATGATTGCCAGAGTTCAGGAGAGAGATCCTGGACTTTATGACAAAATGGGTCTGGCCCCCA CACCATCATCGCCCCAGTTATCACAGCAGGAGGAGcagccagtgtcctctgtcctcATCCCCAGCACAAATTACTTTAAGAAGGACATTCTTCAGAGGAAGGGTAGCGAG ATTTACCCTCCAATGGATAAGTCTGGTCGGAAGCGTCTGGCCCTGCTCATAAACAACGTGGAGTTTGATGATAAGAACATGCTGAGACGAGGGGCAGAGAAGGACGAGGAGAACGTGGAGAGGCTTCTCAGGGATCTGGGATATGATGTGGTGAAACACAGAAACCTGTCTGGACAG GAGATGGACGAGGCTGTGAAAGCGTTCTCTAAACGTGAGGAGCACTTATTGTCAGACAGCGTCTTCGTGGTGATGATGTCTCACGGGGAGCTGGGAGCCATCATGGGTGTCCATTACAAGAAAGGGGACCCTAATCTTGACATCTTCCCCATCAACAACATCTTcacacacctgaacacagagaACTGCAAAGCACTGATTAACAAACCCAAAGTCATCCTCATTCAGGCCTGCAGGGGAG GCAAGGATGGGTCTGTTTGGGTCAGTGACGCAGTGCCTGGGTCCAGCCTTGACCTGGGGTTAGAGAGTGACTCATTTAGGAGGGAGCACAAAGAGAAGGACTtcatctccctcctgtcctgcACACCAG ATACTGTGTCCTACAGAGATCCAAAGATGGGCACCTTTTTTGTCCAACGCATCATGGAGACATTCAACACCTATGCCTGTGATGATCATATAGAAGAATTGTTCAGGAAG GTCATGGGACGCTTTGAAGATTTCCCCCGACAGATGCCGACCAAAGACAGAGCCACTCTAACAAAGCACTTCTACCTCTTCCCAGGCCTCTGA